Proteins from a genomic interval of Zingiber officinale cultivar Zhangliang chromosome 1B, Zo_v1.1, whole genome shotgun sequence:
- the LOC121976014 gene encoding putative pentatricopeptide repeat-containing protein At1g64310, with protein sequence MPSKLHGVRSLEPLRSAAAIASWSSSFTTTPTRTKQLHALLITTSILSLNHPITTTDLLRSYVSHSDLPSAHRLFDRCPSRTTLLWNSIIRAYARLRQFPVAYTLFDQMRHSAGSRPDCYTFACVLRACAENSDANGVDMIHAVVLSTGLGSNLIVTTAMVNSYSKLGRINNARMLFDKPRAPDLVLWNSIIAGYGYGGFWQEGLELFRRMRETDKEPDGYTIVALVSCFCSSSVLQFAKGVHGFCLKGGYDDNSYVRSALVSMYSRCRFMDMAYQIFRCMNQPDLVTWSALISGFSQEGQYKEALTLLGEMTSSGKRPDAILVACALSACASIAAARPGKEIHCYSLRTGIHLDHAVSCGLIDMYSKCGFSDSGYLAFDLMPEKNVVAYNAAISNLGSHGLFNRAFFVFECMLKGGYQPDAATFSALLCACCHSGLMDEGLKFFNRMKDQFGIEAQMEHYVYMVKLLAMAGKLKDAYDLIHSMPMPADSGVWGALLWGCNIHGNLDMGRAVAEKLFEIHPDKTAYRVMLSNIYAAEKKWEVVERLRKPITVGGFQKSPGFSWIGGDVI encoded by the coding sequence ATGCCATCAAAATTGCACGGAGTAAGGTCGCTGGAACCACTACGTTCTGCTGCTGCTATTGCTTCATGGTCTTCTTCTTTCACAACAACGCCGACCAGGACTAAGCAGCTGCACGCCCTCCTCATTACCACCTCGATTCTCTCTCTGAATCACCCCATCACGACCACCGACCTTCTCCGTTCATATGTATCCCACAGTGACCTCCCTTCTGCACACCGCCTGTTCGACCGGTGTCCCAGCAGGACGACCCTCCTCTGGAATTCCATCATACGAGCGTACGCACGCCTCCGCCAATTCCCAGTTGCCTACACCCTCTTCGACCAAATGCGTCATAGCGCTGGCAGTAGGCCTGACTGCTACACCTTTGCCTGCGTCCTTCGTGCCTGTGCGGAGAACTCTGATGCCAATGGTGTCGATATGATCCATGCAGTTGTTCTGAGTACTGGTCTTGGCTCCAATCTCATTGTCACCACTGCAATGGTCAACTCATACTCTAAACTAGGTCGAATCAATAATGCTAGGATGTTATTTGATAAGCCACGCGCACCTGACTTGGTGCTCTGGAATTCAATCATCGCAGGATATGGTTATGGTGGATTTTGGCAAGAGGGGCTGGAACTGTTTCGAAGAATGCGAGAGACTGATAAGGAACCAGATGGTTATACCATTGTTGCACTGGTCTCCTGCTTCTGCAGTTCGAGTGTCTTGCAGTTTGCCAAGGGAGTTCATGGTTTTTGCTTGAAGGGAGGCTATGATGACAATTCCTACGTGAGAAGTGCACTTGTCAGTATGTACTCCAGGTGCAGATTCATGGACATGGCCTATCAAATATTCAGGTGTATGAACCAGCCAGATCTGGTTACTTGGTCAGCCCTTATATCTGGTTTCTCACAGGAAGGACAATATAAGGAAGCTTTAACTTTGCTTGGAGAAATGACTAGTTCAGGGAAAAGGCCAGATGCAATTTTAGTTGCTTGTGCTCTATCTGCTTGTGCTTCAATTGCAGCAGCCAGACCTGGCAAAGAGATCCACTGTTATTCGTTGCGGACCGGCATCCATCTAGATCATGCGGTATCATGTGGTCTAATAGATATGTATTCAAAGTGTGGTTTTTCTGACTCGGGGTATCTGGCATTTGACCTGATGCCTGAGAAAAATGTGGTTGCCTACAATGCGGCTATATCAAATCTAGGTTCCCATGGGCTCTTCAACCGAGCATTTTTCGTCTTCGAATGTATGCTTAAGGGTGGGTATCAACCTGATGCAGCTACGTTTTCAGCTCTCCTGTGTGCTTGTTGTCATTCAGGACTCATGGATGAAGGGTTAAAATTCTTCAATAGAATGAAAGATCAGTTTGGTATTGAAGCCCAGATGGAACATTATGTATATATGGTAAAACTTCTCGCAATGGCCGGGAAATTGAAAGATGCTTATGATCTTATACACTCAATGCCTATGCCAGCAGATTCAGGTGTTTGGGGAGCATTGCTATGGGGTTGTAACATTCATGGAAATCTGGATATGGGCAGAGCCGTTGCTGAAAAGCTCTTTGAGATCCACCCTGACAAAACTGCATACAGAGTAATGCTTTCCAATATATATGCTGCTGAAAAGAAATGGGAAGTTGTAGAAAGATTAAGGAAACCAATTACGGTAGGCGGTTTTCAGAAGAGCCCTGGATTTAGTTGGATCGGAGGGGATGTTATATGA
- the LOC121976023 gene encoding uncharacterized protein LOC121976023 has translation MKDPGDGVAAERELPVSQKAIKVLSNVCFSAFVLFVLVFTVVAITYQPPDPWFDSPKAIISKSLAATLPNATFRTDDSVLRTGEDLASSPSPNDGDTLSDASDNAADTFDIATASPDPTDNASAPDADDNVASVLLPKLPPSSADCDSDAPINCSDPRALSAIRRFNARIFRRSIIFVSYEKPVPGSSAGECDASWRFRNRLEKSWRRYRDYRRFRLAVADNCSYKVIAAGKFHSGSNAAPKPLSSPRRSSSPAPPAQITDAEINDTIPTLGSESDFRKGKYLYYTRGGDYCKGMNQYLWSFLCGLGEAQFLNRTLVLDLNICLPAAYNPSGRNEEGKDFRFYFDFEHLKESAFVVEENEFLRDWQRWEKKVPGRKGGGKITVRKVPTYKVTPMQLKKDKSTIIWRQFEGREPENYWYRVCEGRAAKFIQRPWHSIWKSKRLMNIVSQIAGRMDWDYDAVHVIRGEKARNKQLWPNLDADTSPGALVQKLTKMIHEWRNLYIATNEPFYNYFDKLRSHYKVHLLDDFKDLWGNTSEWYNETLSLNNGRPVEFDGYMRVAVDTEVLYRAKNQVETFNNLTRDCKDGINTC, from the coding sequence ATGAAGGATCCAGGCGATGGGGTGGCGGCGGAGCGGGAGTTGCCGGTGAGCCAGAAGGCGATCAAGGTGCTCAGCAATGTATGCTTCTCCGCCTTTGTCCTCTTCGTCCTCGTATTCACCGTCGTCGCCATCACCTACCAGCCCCCTGACCCGTGGTTCGACTCCCCCAAAGCAATCATCTCCAAATCCCTGGCCGCTACTCTCCCCAACGCCACCTTCCGCACCGACGACTCCGTCCTCCGTACGGGCGAAGACCTTGCGTCCTCCCCCTCCCCCAACGACGGCGACACCTTATCCGATGCTTCTGACAACGCTGCCGATACCTTCGATATCGCCACCGCCTCTCCCGACCCTACCGACAACGCTTCCGCCCCTGATGCCGACGATAACGTCGCTTCCGTTCTCCTCCCTAAGCTTCCGCCATCCTCTGCCGACTGTGACTCCGACGCCCCGATCAATTGCTCCGACCCGCGTGCCCTCTCTGCCATCCGACGGTTCAACGCCCGGATCTTCCGCCGCTCCATCATCTTCGTTAGCTACGAGAAGCCCGTACCGGGATCTTCCGCTGGGGAGTGCGACGCCTCCTGGCGCTTCCGCAACCGACTCGAGAAGTCCTGGCGCCGGTACAGGGACTACCGCCGCTTCCGCCTTGCCGTAGCTGACAACTGCAGCTACAAGGTCATCGCCGCCGGGAAGTTCCACTCCGGTTCCAACGCCGCCCCCAAGCCCCTTTCTTCTCCCCGCAGGTCCTCTTCCCCTGCCCCGCCCGCCCAGATCACTGACGCCGAGATCAATGACACCATCCCAACGCTCGGTTCCGAGTCGGATTTCCGAAAGGGAAAGTATCTCTACTACACGCGCGGCGGCGATTACTGCAAGGGGATGAATCAATACTTGTGGAGCTTCCTCTGCGGCCTCGGCGAGGCCCAGTTCTTGAATCGAACGTTAGTGCTGGATCTCAACATTTGTCTGCCCGCAGCGTACAATCCCAGTGGTCGGAATGAGGAGGGCAAGGATTTTAGATTCTACTTCGATTTCGAGCACCTCAAAGAGTCAGCTTTTGTGGTGGAGGAGAACGAATTTCTGAGAGACTGGCAACGGTGGGAGAAGAAGGTCCCCGGTCGAAAGGGCGGAGGAAAGATCACGGTCCGAAAGGTGCCCACCTACAAGGTCACTCCAATGCAGCTCAAGAAGGACAAGAGCACCATCATCTGGAGGCAATTCGAGGGGCGCGAGCCCGAGAATTACTGGTACCGTGTCTGCGAGGGGCGTGCTGCTAAGTTCATCCAGCGGCCATGGCATTCCATATGGAAATCCAAGCGGCTGATGAACATTGTTTCGCAGATCGCCGGAAGAATGGACTGGGACTATGATGCTGTCCATGTGATCAGGGGAGAGAAGGCCAGGAACAAACAGCTTTGGCCCAATCTCGACGCAGACACCTCTCCCGGGGCTCTTGTGCAGAAACTCACAAAGATGATTCATGAATGGCGAAACCTGTACATTGCCACGAACGAGCCATTCTATAACTATTTCGATAAGCTGAGATCGCACTACAAGGTGCATTTGCTCGACGATTTCAAGGACTTGTGGGGCAACACAAGCGAGTGGTATAACGAGACATTGTCTCTCAACAACGGGCGGCCTGTGGAGTTTGACGGCTACATGAGGGTGGCAGTGGACACAGAGGTGCTGTATAGGGCTAAGAACCAAGTAGAGACGTTCAACAACCTGACAAGGGATTGTAAGGATGGTATCAACACATGCTAG
- the LOC122041585 gene encoding IQ domain-containing protein IQM2-like yields MSISLLYREADDDSMDKSLKSNITKTLSLTDKVWLILRSTSFKGQHVVQSTLRTCQSGKLMIRGFLSFNSRRKVCPFDIQTSNSVLSPRSVAKDNNKGSDECKTPRAHLTNETLQSPELEEEAAIRLQKVYRSFRTRRQLADCAIIVEQQWWKVIDFALLEQSSVLFFDLQKQESAVSRWSRARTRAAKVGKGLSKDEKAQKLALQHWLEAIDPRHRYGHNLHFYYDHWLQCFCGQPFFYWLDVGEGKEINLQEQCHRQKLQQQCIMYLGPREREAYQVIITDGIFMYKHNEQILNTIDSPNDEKWIFVLSTSKILYVGQKKKGRFQHSSFLAGGATSAAGRLVIEHGILKAVWPHSGHYRPTNANFQEFMSFLQQHGVDIADIRVNIPI; encoded by the exons ATGTCAATATCGCTTTTATATCGAGAGGCTGATGATGACTCCATGGACAAAAGCTTGAAATCTAACATCACAAAAACCCTTAGTTTAACTGACAAAGTATGGTTGATCTTGCGATCCACAAGCTTTAAGGGCCAACATGTCGTCCAATCCACTCTTAGAACTTGTCAATCTGGTAAACTAATGATTCGTGGATTCCTAAGCTTCAACAGTAGAAGAAAAGTGTGTCCTTTCGACATTCAGACATCCAATTCGGTGTTAAGTCCTCGTAGTGTTGCAAAAGACAACAACAAGGGCTCAGATGAGTGCAAAACTCCAAGAGCCCATTTAACAAATGAAACTTTACAATCCCCAGAGCTGGAGGAGGAGGCTGCTATCAGGTTGCAGAAAGTCTATAGAAGCTTTAGAACAAGGAGACAACTTGCAGATTGTGCAATCATCGTAGAGCAACAATG GTGGAAGGTGATAGATTTTGCATTGCTCGAGCAAAGTTCTGTGTTGTTTTTTGACCTGCAGAAGCAAGAGTCAGCAGTTTCTCGATGGTCAAGAGCGAGAACTAGAGCTGCAAAG GTTGGCAAAGGCTTATCCAAAGATGAAAAGGCTCAAAAACTTGCATTGCAACATTGGCTAGAAGCG ATTGACCCTCGACATCGATATGGACACAATCTTCATTTCTACTACGACCATTGGCTCCAGTGTTTTTGTGGACAACCCTTTTTCTACTG GCTTGATGTGGGTGAAGGAAAAGAAATTAACCTTCAAGAACAATGCCACAGACAAAAGCTTCAACAACAATGCATAATGTATCTTGGACCA AGAGAAAGGGAAGCCTATCAAGTTATCATTACAGATGGAATATTCATGTACAAGCACAATGAACAGATTCTAAACACAATTGATAGCCCAAATGATGAAAAGTGGATCTTTGTTTTAAGCACCTCAAAAATATTATATGTTGGTCAA AAGAAAAAAGGTAGATTTCAACATTCAAGTTTTCTGGCTGGCGGAGCGACATCAGCTGCAGGAAGATTGGTCATAGAACATGGAATCCTCAAA GCTGTTTGGCCTCATAGTGGGCATTACCGGCCTACAAATGCAAACTTTCAGGAGTTCATGAGCTTTCTACAACAACATGGTGTCGATATAGCTGATATAAGGGTGAACATTCCAATTTAA